A single window of Neospora caninum Liverpool complete genome, chromosome XII DNA harbors:
- a CDS encoding Proteophosphoglycan 5, related — MGKAAMDRPPPSRQANGRSPLTRTAGAPDTPRDAACAVQRRTARAPSESCRSLASSQAFVEVIEVSSHDEESASFTVDTDLRGSAQTDQSDQPFSNRQKRTRATSLRQARGATLRTSYERDENDRECRGSSPVPLPKGSAQPSTAVTSDAEDCREVRTPPQFIPPDGHRRDATTSEVCSGMSSELSLVSPSRGRMRPGSLDGGCPSTCLATEQGVASAQTPFAVDSECPGAGVSSELASKTRDVPKLSESRAVRRPTDERDGQTSERMRTSGEASVFPQVSECTCSTLALENGTEEPAAGVCPPWMWNFTAPVYACLEASCTFNSHLFSPSEKLDLRRLAHLLALPVLESDEKADRRETSCGPGLGADAAGESAQTRGEPGASERGSDQALSPGARLLFCRVLLQFSRTPRRELDFHSFPDGGQDRGRAALPKADETHPSRKAAAGRLPSPWLRLTPLLNRSRREVADPHAALSELRACGLLTVWDNTCGVHTAEDEATNVSGLRRGILSSADPLSPEQGDTVEGSDLQQAKAASSRSLVCAERGDSVESDASSLGRPIAPPSPRKQASDEASGCVRKLESASASFPGSSVPSGHRFALTPGQSGALVPGTGASSAETSSVSMRLGRQGAPPCDQRRGAAATLKDSLIAAFHCLTVPELQRLVMEVEAAMTSPRRASPVSSRFPGFSCSPLAARLRRLLPANRRNVVRLKGEQRLGPTFKRRPECLRFLCAAAEMAFASHRKTQGEDCPPFDASSWDALFPRAAPRGGLKPEQVEQQPVRMKKLTHFFKLASPAASENRSKWPLAQPSASKDRRGQPTRSQGVTNGASPRPSVASEAEVTSCPEAPFAPWGVQTPLRAAAEQPAESGPSLSQGECFLQMLREMLVACVGPLAAFQDQQVLRTWLVAFFAFHVVHSAFLNFFSRSAPPAAVLWTTRARPGRLRGACPISAAAPASENASSRSDAEETVFGLTAAAVAPAVTRLSGLVTYQLEVRLSQPGRRPGADRAVAELGRSPREDEAGTDNEEERPTDRRSVGTLQTSPSSPDQPGESEEESLSCGAAQRVLASACDAPAPSAAAAPAQDSACAAGGGREQTEPLGARTAGRNARAELCEACGGSAAAKKPRQLVAPPLRCVCCCCEYARSGHAIFPSRAAVFVYAAALLDKWRLAALLWGGLVLPAQGGEENPAEAAVLDIVESAAEKLRMYVEEAEGLLYRHLRRDVRRGEQTAAMDGKAVERAGAKESRHRGSEGPGSGGGKAELCGNPVTSHLSLGDEGMADWTEDSSPNSARLPQALEAAAPPSKLFRFTPHFVWAKTISHGLELVEQTKRHHRAVELLRLLLRFHGLRQVLAKSVASERGVRWPSDSPSLRAGTASRDTHEGEDVVRTTPSRPDLSAGGEAFWRRVRESCRHQPAVCRALSRHAGQWYNRLMVLLKIHLKHPTEALAVAVDCLREPRGAVSLAERLAMGKRATALAKAFAYAAEKATQTGEEGGARRCGGAAAGRHARKRGRAEGGDSNGEARQGHTVPQCWEDVRRLVGRPRETDAESGASGQRLQGLQQEGDSAGADLAGESAKQKTSRVSRSCRRRGTISADETSSDNAAPERIERSPGVSDPKAQRSRASRGPERSPEAAAAGPLPSSRESASLRSWTRFFPRDVHARLLETVELQRLLEKELPHSVVYARPLEATQQTGKSSVFFGWDGQLLSVEELCMQHYAMAGDWRGVHDEGRSLRTLFRLVMFDANRSLGEAGASEEETRLERGAHSGPSTQDADRDRAEADGASSEAKRASSEAKRERGGFELSADRLKQGEEAAVDREDGRCWRRRAPRGTRDGVGNADAKAEGSMESARDAAFVPIVFLPPSEPTVPSSISRGKLEGGDGEASFDDVALAGGVNQTPTRKACEREGDAQGLESAETPFSLEEPALKRALKVQEHLDLFAQMSRSTVAEAVGRTVRRLYGMRLPGVSWRGPWQDLEEAPGGPAEGGDSAEAAQDDQTRGAEAETAGFCGEPDETLSETPGQFVAGEGEGGEGKQEETPSEETHAGGPRPDTPGHEKAAPLEKVKPTVGRSPPEAPGPAREHALDARYRRGIQRERAKEACARFFSMLAYGIGGKGLSEVFRLLSDDFAYWAGGLPDLLLWRVSPANAPAGTVCTPQEAAGEKLESTNTRDGGGPKGDEKLGHLGEILFAEVKGPRDRLSEKQKCWLAHFLRAGVPCEVCKVLPPVQASEDLLRAPAASSVAGECLRGPRARRETRATQGDRPHASGGGSSSGDEASASVSSDPERRSEGETHVGAPPASPAKPQGPTKRTAPWGKTTEREDGEPRGVVDSGETQTRHGRETKETNRGTVSCEASRLPGESQTRQSKRGKKDCSFSGTRGGAQQSSVSNSELDKVGEKRGKSGAQKQVAGSFQTRPRGLPRVRVRADWEEHDAEKVEALCRRTRKKVF, encoded by the exons ATGGGAAAAGCTGCAATGGACCGCCCTCCGCCTTCCCGTCAGGCGAACGGGCGCTCTCCGTTGACTCGGACGGC CGGCGCTCCCGACACTCCGCGCGACGCAGCCTGCGCTGTACAGAGGAGAACAGCCCGCGCGCCGTCCGAGTCCTGTCGGAGCCTCGCGAGTTCCCAGGCCTTTGTTGAAGTTATCGAAGTGTCTAGCCACGATGAAGAGAGCGCTTCGTTCACTGTCGACACAGATCTTCGCGGCTCGGCGCAAACGGACCAGTCCGACCAGCCCTTTTCCAACCGCCAGAAACGAACGCGTGCGACGAGCCTCCGCCAGGCGAGAGGAGCCACGTTGCGTACATCTTacgagagggacgagaacgACCGAGAGTGCCGAGGCAGCTCGCCTGTCCCTCTACCGAAAGGAAGTGCCCAGCCATCTACGGCTGTCACGTCAGATGCGGAGGACTGTCGAGAGGTGCGGACTCCACCTCAGTTCATTCCTCCAGATGGGCATCGGCGGGACGCCACCACGAGCGAGGTCTGCTCCGGGATGAGCAGCGaactgtctctcgtttccccctcCAGAGGGAGAATGCGCCCAGGTTCTCTGGACGGGGGTTGTCCCTCCACGTGTCTGGCGACGGAACAGGGCGTGGCTTCAGCACAAACTCCGTTCGCCGTCGACAGCGAATGCCCAGGCGCGGGGGTGTCCTCGGAGCTCGCAAGCAAGACGCGCGATGTGCCAAAGCTCTCCGAATCTCGCGCAGTGAGGCGTCCGACAGACGAACGCGATGGGCAGACCTCGGAGAGAATGCGAACCAGTGGCGAAGCTTCAGTTTTCCCACAAGTGTCAGAATGCACGTGCTCGACGCTCGCTTTAGAAAACGGCACGGAAGAGCCCGCCGCGGGCGTTTGTCCCCCCTGGATGTGGAATTTCACTGCCCCAGTGTACGCGTGTCTTGAGGCGAGCTGCACGTTCAACTCGcacctcttttctccttccgaGAAACTCGACCTGCGACGCCTGGCGCATCTGCTTGCGCTTCCCGTCCTGGAGTCGGACGAGAAAGCAGATCGACGGGAGACTTCTTGTGGTCCCGGTTTaggcgccgacgccgccggGGAATCTGCGCAGACTCGCGGAGAGCCCGGGGCTTCGGAACGGGGGTCGGATCAAGCTTTGTCTCCCGGGGCgcgcctccttttctgtaGAGTTCTGCTTCAGTTTTCCCGGACGCCCCGGAGAGAACTGGACTTCCACAGTTTCCCAGACGGAGGCCAAGACAGAGGCCGTGCTGCGCTGCCGAAAGCTGACGAAACGCATCCCTCCCGAAAGGCCGCTGCCGGTCGCCTGCCGTCGCCGTGGCTGCGTCTCACGCCGCTGTTGAACAGAAGCAGGCGGGAGGTTGCAGATCCACACGCTGCTCTGAGCGAACTGCGCGCGTGCGGTTTGTTGACAGTCTGGGACAACACttgcggtgtacatacagctgaGGACGAGGCAACGAACGTGAGCGGCCTTCGACGCGGGATCCTCTCCAGCGCAGATCCTTTGTCACCGGAGCAAGGCGACACAGTTGAGGGAAGTGATCTCCAGCAGGCTAAGGCAgcgtcgtctcgctctctggtctgtgccgagcgaggcgactcCGTGGAATCTGACGCGTCCTCGCTGGGCCGTCCGATTGCCCCTCCGTCCCCTCGCAAACAAGCGTCAGACGAAGCCTCCGGGTGCGTGCGAAAACTGGAAAGTGCCAGCGCGTCTTTCCCTGGATCCTCGGTTCCCAGCGGCCACCGCTTTGCGCTGACGCCTGGTCAATCAGGTGCACTCGTACCTGGGACTGGAGCGTCCAGTGCAGAGACGAGTTCTGTCTCCATGCGTCTTGGACGACAGGGCGCGCCGCCTTGCGAtcagaggcgaggcgccgctgccaCTCTGAAGGACAGTTTGATTGCTGCGTTCCACTGTCTAACAGTCCCGGAGCTTCAACGCCTCGTGATGGAAGTCGAGGCGGCGATGACCTCCCCGCGCCGtgcttcgcctgtctcttcccgcttccCTGGTTTCTCCTGCTCGCCGCTGgcagcgcgtctccggcgcctgtTGCCAGCGAATCGCCGGAACGTGGTGCGGTTGAAAGGAGAACAGCGCCTGGGACCTACGTTCAAGCGACGGCCGGAGTGTCtacgttttctctgcgcggCTGCGGAGATGGCTTTCGCTTCCCACCGCAAGACGCAAGGCGAGGACTGCCCGCCCTTCGACGCCTCGAGCTGGGACGCGCTGTTTCCGCGAGCGGCTCCGCGGGGCGGACTCAAGCCAGAGCAGGTGGAACAGCAGCCAGTGAGAATGAAGAAACTCACGCACTTTTTCAAACTTGCGTCTCCAGCAGCGTCCGAAAACCGCTCCAAATGGCCCCTCGCACAACCCTCGGCCTCCAAAGACAGACGCGGACAGCCTACACGGTCGCAGGGCGTGACGAATGGAGCATCGCCTCGACCTAGCGTGGCATCAGAGGCAGAAGTGACGAGTTGTCCCGAAGCGCCTTTCGCCCCGTGGGGTGTTCAGACACCTCTCCGTGCTGCGGCAGAGCAGCCGGCGGAGTCCggcccgtcgctctctcaaGGCGAGTGCTTCCTCCAGATGCTGCGCGAAATGCTTGTGGCCTGTGTAGGACCGCTTGCGGCTTTCCAAGACCAGCAAGTTCTCCGGACGTGGCTGGTGgcttttttcgcgttccACGTCGTCCACAGCGCCTTCCTGAattttttctctcggagcgcgcctcccgccgcgGTTCTCTGGACAACGCGCGCCCGCCCCGGCCGGCTTCGTGGCGCCTGTCCGATTTCAGCCGCCGCCCCAGcgagcgaaaacgcgagttCGAGGAGCGACGCTGAGGAAACTGTCTTTGGCTTGACGGcagccgccgtcgctcccgctgtgacgcgcctctcgggaCTCGTGACTTACCAGTTGGAGGTGCGGCTGTCTCAGCCGGGACGGCGCCCCGGGGCAGATCGAGCAGTCGCGGAACTTGGAAGATCGCCGcgggaggacgaggcaggaaCCGAtaacgaggaagagcgcccGACGGATCGACGAAGCGTCGGCACCTTGCAAACGTCTCCATCCTCGCCGGACCAgccgggagagagcgaagaagaaagcctATCCTGCGGTGCGGCCCAGCGGGTGCTTGCCTCCGCATGCGACGCTCCGGCGCCTTCTGCTGCGGCCGCTCCTGCACAAGACAGCGCCTGCGCGGccggaggcgggagagagcaaacggAGCCTCTCGGGGCCCGAACTGCGGGCCGGAATGCCCGCGCGGAACTCTGTGAAGCGTGTGGGGGGtcagcggcggcgaagaagccgagacagcTGGTGGCCCCGCCGCTCCGGTGCGTCTGTTGCTGTTGTGAGTACGCGCGCTCTGGCCACGCgatctttccttctcgagctgccgtcttcgtctACGCCGCTGCGCTGCTCGACAAGTGGCGACTCGCCGCGCTGCTCTGGGGCGGGCTCGTCTTGCCGGCGCAGGGGGGGGAGGAAAATCCTGCAGAGGCGGCGGTTCTGGACATTGTCGAgagcgcggcagagaagctCCGCATGTAcgtggaagaagcggaaggcctactgtacagacacctgcgaCGGGACGTGCGACGAGGCGAGCAAACCGCCGCGATGGACGGCAAGGCAGTGGAACGAGCAGGTGCAAAGGAGAGCCGACATCGCGGCTCAGAGGGACCGGGCAGTGGCGGGGGGAAAGCGGAGCTTTGTGGGAACCCGGTAACCTCTCATTTGAGCCTCGGGGACGAAGGGATGGCGGACTGGACCGAGGACTCTTCGCCCAATtcggcgcgtctgccgcaGGCGTTGGAGGCGGCCGCTCCGCCGTCCAAACTGTTTCGCTTCACCCCTCACTTTGTGTGGGCAAAGACCATTTCGCACGGACTGGAACTGGTCGAGCAGACAAAGCGCCATCACCGCGCCGTTGAGCTGCTGCgacttcttctccgctttcaCGGACTGCGCCAGGTTCTGGCCAAGAGTGTTGCCTCCGAGCGCGGCGTTCGCTGGCCGTCGgactctccctctcttcgcgcagggacagcgagcagagacacccacgaaggcgaagacgtgGTTCGCACCACTCCGAGCCGTCCGGATCTGTCTGCCGGGGGCGAAGCGTTTTGGCGCCGCGTCAGGGAGAGCTGCCGCCACCAGCCTGCTGTCTGTCGAGCTCTGTCCCGGCACGCAGGCCAGTGGTACAACCGCCTGATGGTTTTGCTCAAGATCCACCTCAAGCACCCGACGGAGGCCCTCGCGGTCGCCGTCGACTGTCTCCGAGAGCCACGAGGGGCGGTGAGTCTGGCGGAGCGACTGGCGATGGGGAAACGCGCCACGGCGCTTGCCAAGGCCTTCGCGTATgcagcggagaaggcgacacaaacaggagaagagggtggggcgaggcgctgcggcggcgctgcagcTGGACGCCACGCGCGCAAGAGAGGCCGGGccgaaggcggagacagtAACGGGGAGGCGCGTCAAGGACACACAGTCCCCCAGTGTTGGGAAGACGTTCGTCGGCTCGTGGGACGGCCGCGGGAGACCGACGCCGAGTCGGGAGCCTCTGGTCAGCGCCTACAGGGTCTCcagcaggaaggagacagcgcgggcGCCGACCTCGCGGGAGAGTCAGCAAAGCAGAAgacgtctcgcgtctctcgatcTTGTCGCAGGAGAGGGACAATCTCGGCAGACGAGACGTCGTCGGACAACGCCGCTCCAGAAAGGATCGAGAGGTCTCCAGGCGTCTCCGACCCGAAGGCTCAGAGGTCTCGAGCGTCTCGAGGCCCTGAACGGTCGCCAGAAGCCGCTGCGGCTGgtcctcttccctcgtcgAGGGAGTCGGCAAGTCTCCGTTCCTGgacgcgcttcttccctcgcgacGTCCACGCGAGGCTGCTGGAGACGGTCGAGCTCCAGAGACTGCTGGAGAAGGAACTGCCGCACAGTGTGGTGTACGCGCGGCCTCTGGAGGCGACTCAGCAAACCGGCAAGAGCAGTGTGTTTTTCGGCTGGGATGGCCAGCTCCTGAGCGTCGAGgagctctgcatgcagcattACGCGATGGCGGGGGACTGGCGCGGAGTCCACGACGAAGGGAGGAGTCTGCGGACGCTGTTCAGGCTCGTGATGTTCGACGCGAATCGAAGCCTGGGAGAGGCGGGTGCttcagaggaagagacgcgactGGAAAGGGGGGCGCACAGTGGGCCTTCAACACAAGACGCAGACCGAGATAGAGCAGAGGCCGATGGGGCAAGCTCCGAGGCCAAGCGCGCAAGCTCCGAGGCCAAGCGCGAGAGGGGCGGCTTCGAGCTGTCTGCTGACCGACTGAAGCAGGGTGAGGAAGCCGCGGTCGACCGAGAGGACGGGCGGTGCTGGAGGAGACGTGCCCCGAGAGGGACGCGCGACGGCGTCGGAAACGCggacgcgaaggcggaaggcaGCATGGAGTctgcgcgagacgccgcgtTCGTGCCGATTGTCTTCTTGCCGCCCTCAGAGCCCACCGTGCCGTCGTCGATCTCTCGAGGGAAACTGGAGGgcggggacggagaggcgtCGTTTGACGACGTCGCGCTCGCTGGAGGCGTGAACCAGACGCCGACGAGAAAGGCCTGCgagcgcgagggagacgcgcaagGCCTCGAATCGGCAGAGACTCCGTTTTCACTCGAGGAGCCAGCTCTGAAAAGAGCGTTGAAAGTGCAGGAGCACCTCGACCTTTTTGCACAGATGTCGAGAAGCACAGTCGCCGAGGCAGTAGGTCGCACTGTCCGGCGCCTCTACGGCATGCGCTTGCCGGGCGTCAGCTGGCGGGGCCCGTGGCAAGATCTGGAAGAAGCGCCTGGCGGCCCAGCGGAAGGTGGAGActcggcggaggcggcgcaggatGACCAGACGCGCGGtgcggaagcggagacagcgggtTTCTGCGGGGAACCCGACGAAACGCTCTCAGAGACGCCAGGACAGTTCGTGGCTggggagggcgaaggcggagagggaaagcaggaagagacgccgagcgaggaaacgcatgcggGGGGACCTCGACCCGATACTCCTGGCcacgagaaggcagcgccCTTGGAGAAGGTGAAACCTACGGTGGGGCGGAGCCCACCGGAGGCGCCTGGGCCTGCGAGGGAGCACGCCTTGGACGCGAGATACAGGCGTGGGAttcagcgagagagagcgaaggaggcctgcgcccgcttcttctccatgcTTGCGTACGGCATCGGGGGCAAAGGTTTGAGCGAagtgtttcgtctcctctccgacGACTTTGCCTACTGGGCAGGCGGCCTCCCTGATCTGCTTCTCTGGCGGGTGTCGCCTGCAAACGCGCCCGCGGGAACCGTTTGCACTCCGCAGGAGGCAGCCGGAGAAAAGTTAGAGTCCACAAacacgagagacggcggcgggccgaagggagacgagaagtTGGGACACCTGGGAGAGATCTTGTTTGCGGAAGTCAAGGGCCCCCGAGATCGGCTGTCCGAGAAGCAGAA GTGTTGGCTAGCCCACTTCCTCAGGGCGGGCGTTCCCTGTGAAGTCTGTAAAGTTCTTCCCCCGGTGCAGGCCTCTGAGGATCTTCTGAGAGCTCCAGCTGCCTCCTCAGTCGCCGGCGAGTGCCTGCGCGGCccacgcgcgaggcgcgagacacgaGCCACACAGGGAGACCGACCGCATGCGAGCGGGGGTGGCAGTTCCTCAGGCGACGAGGCCAGCGCATCTGTTTCGTCTGATCccgagaggcgcagcgaagGGGAGACCCACGTCGGAGCGCCTCCAGCAAGTCCCGCGAAGCCGCAAGGTCCGACGAAGAGGACTGCGCCGTGGGGCAAAAccaccgagagagaagacggcgagccgCGTGGTGTTGTCGACtcgggagagacgcaaaccCGTCatgggagagaaacgaaggagacaaatCGCGGAACGGTTTCGTGCGAAGCTTCCCGCTTGCCAGGCGAGAGTCAGACCCGCCAGAGCAAGCGTGGGAAGAAAGACTGCTCCTTTTCAGGAACCCGTGGAGGAGCGCAGCAGTCGAGTGTCTCCAATTCTGAGCTCGACAAGGTGGGCGAGAAACgggggaagagcggcgctcAGAAACAGGTAGCGGGTTCTTTTCAGACGCGGCCCAGGGGGCTGCCGCGGGTTCGAGTGCGCGCCGACTGGGAGGAAcacgacgcagagaaagtCGAGGCGCTTTGCCGTCGAACTCGGAAGAAGGTGTTTTGA